CAAAAATCTACAAGTAATGTGtttcaataaattaaaatttaaaaagcaaTTAAGAAATAGagaattgtatttttttcaattaaaattcttttgcatcaaaagtcaacttttgcttttaaaaaaagtcaaGACAATAAGCAAATGATAATAGATGCCATATTGCTAATTGAATCATAAATGATCATTAGAGATCCTTTATCTAACAACCAACTTAAATATAACATGTCATAACTTATCACTCTAGCAatctttttggaaaaaatgACATACAAAAGcactttttaaaaatcaactACAAAGAAAAGTACTTGTTTTCCTCCACAATAAAAATGTTAATCCTTTTCTCACTATAGATTGATGAAAATATAcccaattttgatttttatattttgattttatcataatatattatttattaaattattctcCCTCTTTCTATctactttctctttctttggtTATATGTGGAGCCCAAGGCTGCCCATATGCATTGCTGGCTTTCAGCCATCGCTTTGTTCGTTTTCCTTTATAGGGGTTTGTCTGCTGGAAAAGACCACCACAgacagaaagagagagagagagagaagagaaaaagagttTCAGTTCGTTCAATCACACTGATTGAGAGCTCTCTTTTGTTAAATCATCTATATCTTCTTCTACCTTCTGCGTCACCCacaagaaaaacccaaattcagaagaaaaaaaaacaaccaccAGTCGAGCAAGTTAATCCCAGGATAAACAAAAGTGACCCCTATCCAAAAACCCTTTTGCCCAGAGTTTTTGGTTTGATGGATCTACAGATCTAACGCGTTAATACCCACATGTATTGCTCTGTTTCATTTAGATCTCCTTCGTTTTCATCAGCCACGATTCAGTAGCTGACCTCAACTCATCAAGCAGCCTAATTTTGCACTGTGAGTTTCTTTCCCTcaaattttttctcttctgggTTGTTATTTTTGTGATTGGTTTATCAAAAAGGTTAGTAATTCGTCAGTGGATGTTATAAAGTCgctgaatttttttgtgagTGTGTGTGAATAATTGTATGGTTGAAGTGTGAGATATAGAGAGGTAGATATGACTGCCACTGTTTCCCAAAACTCTCTGTTGCTTCTGTTGCTTTCTTCATTTCAAGGTAGTATTAACATGTGGATCATGGTCCGGCTAAGCCTGTTAGCAGAAATGTGGATGGGTTGATGCTTTGTACCTGATTTTATCATCTTGGTTGAATGAGACTGTTAACTGAATTTACATAGTAAGCTGATTCTGTGGTCAAGTATATGATCAAATTTCGTTAGCTAGGGATTTTATTGTCCTATATTAATTGGCTGTTTTCCCTTTTATAGTagattttttgttcttcagGAGAGGAGGCTGGTGGTGGGGTCTTTGGTTGGGAGTGATTTTGCATCCATTTTGGATGTGGAAGCATTGGAGGCTGGCCCAGGTGAAATGAGGGATGTTATCAAGGTTGATGAACTTTCTGAGGGCCTGCTGGCTGCCATCCTCGGACCGATATGTACAGCCAGGTTCGGATGCAGCTGGCAGACAAGATGGGTTACTTTGGTACAAAGACACCGGGCAACACTTGAATGGTGAATTTGCAATGGCTGTTGTACAGGCCAACAGTTTGCTTGAGGATCAGAGTCAGGTTGAGTCTGGTCCCTTGAGCACGCTGGAGTCTGGCCCATATGGCACCTTTGTTGGAATATATGATGGTCATGGCGGTCCTGAGACCTCCCGATACATCAATGATCACCTATTCCAGAATCTAAAAAGTAAGCTACATTATCTCAGTCCCAGATGAGCTTTTTAGTATAAAAGTTTTTGTTGCAGGAATAAATTGGATTCGCTCAAACTCGTTCATGTTAGGATTCATTTTACCAGAATTAAATGAATCTCCTTATTACAATTCAGGGGATGTgtattatcgatatttcagTGATGAGTCTTGAGATTGGAATGAAGTCATTGCTGatgactttgtttttttttttttttttttagggttcaCATCAGAGCAACAGTCCATGTCAGTGGATGTGATACGGAAAGCATATCAAGCGACAGAAGAGGGATTCCTCTCTGTTGTTACCAAACAGTGGCCTATGAAACCCCAAATTGCAGCCGTTGGGTCTTGTTGCCTTGTTGGTGTGATCTGTGGTGGCACCCTTTACATTGCCAATGTTGGTGACTCTCGAGCTGTGCTGGGGAGAGTTATGAAGGCTACTGGGGAGGTTCTTGCCATCCAGCTGTCATCAGAGCACAATGTGGCCATAGAATCTGTCAGACAGGAGATGCATTCTTTGCACCCAGATGACTCACGTATTGTAGTTTTAAAGCATAATGTATGGCGCGTAAAGGGATTGATACAGGTACTTCAGTACACGTAAAGGGTTTCCATCTCCCTGAAAGCATGTTCTTTATAGTTTCATCTTAAATTATACATGACAGATTTTGTATTCCTGATATTGACTTGTTTAATGGTTCAACAAGAAGATTGAAATGACTAAGCAGTTTGTGATTCTTGGGAAGAGAACTGTGGTCCTTAATAGTGCAAAGTGGTATTAATATCTCACATGTCAGGAGGCTAAGATGTTGGCTTCATGTCGGGTACTTAGACCTTTGAGCTAGTAGATAGACTTGTAGGCTAATTTTTGCTTTTACTTGAAGAATAAAGATGTCATGGGTAATAATTAACATTATCCGTGAGTGCCTGGCCTGAGAGTGGTTTAAGCAGtgataaattttgattttatcaGGGTTGACTTAGATTGACTTAGAGCTgctattattttaatatttcaatATAGAAATGATTGAGCACATGCAGGTGTTACCAGTGTTCAGCAGATTGATTACATTAGCCCTTCAGAAAAAAGAAGCACAATTTGAACTTTGTAGAACAATTTTTAATGGAATAGTGTGGAGATCTCTGATTATTTAGGAGAAGTCCCTTTAAAAGAGCTATTTATTTAAGGTTTTTAATGCATCAAATTTATTATTCGAGGtgaaatatttttaaacatttctttatttttggtgtttAATGGATCAAAATTTATGATTCATAATTGAATGTTTTATTGTTATTGAtaattgttgtttttaaagaaaaaggataTTTGTCTTTTGCAGGTTTCTAGATCGATTGGTGACATATATCTGAAAAAGGCTGAATTTAACAGGGAGCCTTTGTATACCAAGTTTCGCTTACGTGAACCTTTTAAAAGGCCAATTTTAAGCTCTGAACCATCGATCTCTGTACATGAACTTCAACCACATGATCAATTTGTCATATTTGCTTCTGATGGGCTGTGGGAGCACCTTAGCAACCAGGAAGCGGTTGATATAGTTCAAAATCACCCACGCAGCGTAACATACTTATCTCAATGTTGGATGCAATTTCTGTTTTGCtttaatatgtttatttaaatGGAATAGCTAGTTGTGCGGTGTACTATATTTGGGCTTTATCTGGCTAGGATAGGATCAGTGTGCCCTATACATGTTGTTACTGATAATAAACAAGTTGTTAGATGGGCAAGAAGGCTTTGAGGGGGGatatatatgcttgtattgATAGGTTTATGATTAACAATGCAGGAGCAGCAAATAATAGTGTAGAATTGTACATCGAACACCATATTATGATTGGTAAATAAGAGACGGAATGTGACTTTActctcttcttgtttttcagGGAAGTGCTCGGAGGCTTGTGAAAACTGCCTTGCAGGAAGCAgccaagaaaagagaaatgagATACTCagatttgaagaaaatagagCGTGGTGTCCGCCGGCATTTCCATGACGACATAACAGTCATAGTCGTATTTCTTGACTCAAACCTTGTGAGCAGAGCCAGCTCAGCTAGAGGCCCTAGTTTGTCTGTGAGAGGACGTGGTATTAATATACCTGCAAAAACTCTTGCCCCTTCCATGGAAACCTCGTGAAGCCGGCTCATGTAATATTGTACCTATTGTTGAGTCCTTCTGAGAGCTCCGGTGAACCATCAGCTTGTAAAtccaagagagagaagggaaggtgcagtcaatttttttttttcactgtACAATGTAACAATTAACTTGAACATGTATGTTACTTTAGTTTCTGAGATCTTGAGCAGAGGTATAAGGAAAGAATCAAAGATGTAGAGCTTCAAAGATGACAAACACGAGATTCTTTCTTGAGGAAATCTTCTCTGCGAATTCGTATTctgttctatttttctttgtgtacTTCATGCAGAGCATTGGGTTTTGTAAATCATGTGGAAGGATAGCCCTGGAAATGGAAATCTCTGCATGATGTTGATTGCATATTGCActtaggccccgtttggttcatgggaaaggaGACCTGGAAATGGGAAttcaattgctttcccatgtttggtaagtccataCATGAGAAATGGTTGCCTGACACATGGGAAAGTAGGGGGAAAAGTGAAGCCCTTTTCtcaatttgggttttgttttttctccttatatgaaagtttgggaaaatgagccaacattcTATGCACAATAttcatgactattttgttcccatgaataatttagaattacattgtatcattaaatgcatttttttttatttgatttaatctgggtataatt
Above is a genomic segment from Prunus dulcis chromosome 7, ALMONDv2, whole genome shotgun sequence containing:
- the LOC117633445 gene encoding probable protein phosphatase 2C 46 isoform X1 — encoded protein: MLSRLMNFLRACWLPSSDRYVQPGSDAAGRQDGLLWYKDTGQHLNGEFAMAVVQANSLLEDQSQVESGPLSTLESGPYGTFVGIYDGHGGPETSRYINDHLFQNLKRFTSEQQSMSVDVIRKAYQATEEGFLSVVTKQWPMKPQIAAVGSCCLVGVICGGTLYIANVGDSRAVLGRVMKATGEVLAIQLSSEHNVAIESVRQEMHSLHPDDSRIVVLKHNVWRVKGLIQVSRSIGDIYLKKAEFNREPLYTKFRLREPFKRPILSSEPSISVHELQPHDQFVIFASDGLWEHLSNQEAVDIVQNHPRSGSARRLVKTALQEAAKKREMRYSDLKKIERGVRRHFHDDITVIVVFLDSNLVSRASSARGPSLSVRGRGINIPAKTLAPSMETS
- the LOC117633445 gene encoding probable protein phosphatase 2C 46 isoform X2, coding for MLSRLMNFLRACWLPSSDRYVQPGSDAAGRQDGLLWYKDTGQHLNGEFAMAVVQANSLLEDQSQVESGPLSTLESGPYGTFVGIYDGHGGPETSRYINDHLFQNLKRFTSEQQSMSVDVIRKAYQATEEGFLSVVTKQWPMKPQIAAVGSCCLVGVICGGTLYIANVGDSRAVLGRVMKATGEVLAIQLSSEHNVAIESVRQEMHSLHPDDSRIVVLKHNVWRVKGLIQVSRSIGDIYLKKAEFNREPLYTKFRLREPFKRPILSSEPSISVHELQPHDQFVIFASDGLWEHLSNQEAVDIVQNHPRSVTYLSQWKCSEACENCLAGSSQEKRNEILRFEENRAWCPPAFP